A DNA window from Rhipicephalus sanguineus isolate Rsan-2018 chromosome 8, BIME_Rsan_1.4, whole genome shotgun sequence contains the following coding sequences:
- the LOC119401669 gene encoding fibrous sheath CABYR-binding protein isoform X2, whose protein sequence is METEVPQVDKPAEKIEAAAKEVITNGTADVPEVKPVPNGTAEPVAEKVAEPAAPQEPAAPAATEAKPAEEVKPAEEPKPVAEPAPAPEPAAAPAPAEQKPEEHKQPEPEPAPKVEELPAVVEQAKPAEEEAKVTEEAPKVEPAPAAAVEPAKEESAPAPEAPATEAPAAAPAEPKVEEQPAESTVPAAEVVSPLQDGGYLEPQPTEIVLEKAIAEADQQAPAPVADASAPVEETKPAEAQQPAAEPEESKDIDLPPVTELPAVEQPAVAPATDAAATESPSAEDLESKPEDKAPEVSSPVAEPPAEPAAPTETSATPAEQTSPAESRPEVDAAPAADAKAESPSAEAPKVEE, encoded by the exons ATG GAAACCGAAGTGCCTCAGGTAGACAAGCCCGCTGAAAAGATTGAGGCCGCCGCCAAGGAGGTCATCACCAACGGCACTGCTGATGTGCCCGAGGTCAAGCCAGTGCCCAACGGCACAGCCGAGCCCGTAGCCGAGAAGGTCGCGGAACCCGCCGCGCCCCAGGAACCCGCGGCCCCTGCCGCCACGGAAGCCAAGCCCGCCGAAGAAGTCAAGCCTGCGGAGGAGCCAAAGCCAGTCGCCGAGCCCGCTCCCGCTCCGGAACCTGCGGCCGCGCCAGCTCCCGCCGAGCAGAAGCCCGAAGAGCACAAGCAGCCTGAACCGGAACCCGCACCTAAGGTGGAGGAACTGCCCGCAGTGGTGGAACAGGCTAAACCTGCCGAGGAGGAAGCCAAGGTGACCGAGGAGGCACCGAAGGTGGAACCCGCCCCAGCAGCTGCCGTCGAACCGGCCAAGGAAGAATCCGCGCCGGCACCCGAAGCCCCCGCCACAGAAGCTCCTGCGGCCGCACCGGCAGAACCGAAGGTTGAGGAGCAGCCCGCTGAATCAACCGTTCCCGCCGCCGAGGTCGTCTCTCCGCTTCAGGATGGCGGATACCTCGAGCCTCAGCCTACCGAAATCGTTCTCGAAAAGGCCATAGCCGAGGCTGACCAACAGGCGCCGGCGCCTGTCGCAGATGCCTCAGCCCCGGTCGAAGAGACCAAACCGGCCGAAGCACAGCAGCCCGCAGCAGAACCCGAGGAGTCTAAGGACATCGATCTCCCGCCTGTCACAGAACTTCCCGCCGTAGAACAGCCGGCGGTGGCACCCGCGACCGATGCGGCGGCCACGGAGTCCCCATCCGCCGAAGACCTGGAAAGCAAGCCAGAGGACAAGGCACCCGAGGTTTCCAGCCCCgtcgccgagccaccggctgaaCCCGCTGCTCCCACGGAGACCTCCGCTACCCCAGCTGAGCAGACGAGCCCAGCGGAGTCTAGGCCCGAAGTAGATGCT